A portion of the Pagrus major chromosome 8, Pma_NU_1.0 genome contains these proteins:
- the LOC141000556 gene encoding transmembrane and coiled-coil domain protein 3-like yields the protein MPSANVSVRSLSEVEKYLGSRMDRSTEGSPLGIPVSMRRGSSENNLDLDLIDGSPRPALGFEVQRSRSCLDNLQQKILKVTEQLKIEQTARDENVAEYLKLVNSADKLQVGRIKQVFEKKNQKSAQNIAQMQKKLEQYHRKMKDNESHHSPTPHPFAAKHSTIPRESPRQLLRDMTGSGRHPTMDKIKTIGPGVSLSPPFFFSKPREFANLIRNKFGSADNIAHLKSTLDASSPLPTDSAGKGLSSSTSLVGKPKYPSDDECSSGSASISADSNGNPAGAGGSVGQSQGQGQQAEGEVQSRLALSLEEVSEIKDAQNQLEEDVEELKTQFKREYDIISQTLQEERYRYERLEDQLNDLTELHQHEMTNLKQELASIEERVAYQAHERARDIQEALESCQTRVSKLELQQQQQQQTVQLESHDARVLLGKSINIMLAIITVILVCVSTAAKFAAPLMRSRHHVVATFLGVCFLTIFWKNWDRLQCAIDRLLVPA from the exons ATGCCCAGCGCCAACGTGTCCGTGCGAAGTTTATCTGAAGTAGAGAAATACCTCGGCAGCCGGATG GACAGGAGTACTGAGGGCAGTCCTCTTGGCATCCCTGTGTCGATGCGTCGGGGTTCTTCAGAAAACAACTTGGATCTGGATCTGATTGATGGAAGTCCCCGTCCTGCTCTGGGATTTGAGGTCCAGCGTAGTCGTTCTTGCTTGGACAACCTCCAGCAGAAGATACTGAAAGTCACGGAGCAGCTGAAGATCGAGCAGACTGCGCGAGACGAGAATGTCGCCGAGTACCTGAAGCTGGTGAACAGTGCGGACAAGCTGCAAGTAGGGCGCATCAAGCAGGTGTTTGAGAAGAAGAACCAGAAGTCGGCTCAGAACATTGCCCAGATGCAAAAGAAGCTGGAGCAGTACCATCGAAAGATGAAAGACAATGAGAGCCACCACAGCCCAACACCTCATCCATTCGCTGCCAAACACAGCACCATACCCAGGGAGTCTCCCAGACAGCTGCTGAGGGATATGACCGGCAGCGGCCGACACCCGACCATGGACAAGATCAAGACCATCGGACCAGGcgtctccctctcccctcctttcTTCTTCAGCAAACCCAGAGAGTTCGCCAACCTCATCAGGAACAAGTTTGGCAGCGCTGACAACATCGCCCACCTCAAGTCCACTCTGGATGCTTCCTCACCGCTGCCCACTGACAGTGCAGGAAAGGGGCTGAGTAGCAGCACTTCTTTGGTGGGCAAGCCCAAGTATCCCAGCGATGACGAGTGCTCCTCAGGGAGTGCTTCCATCTCAGCAGACAGTAACGGGAACCCAGCGGGGGCAGGAGGGTCAGTGGGGCAGAGTCAGGGTCAGGGCCAGCAGGCCGAGGGTGAAGTCCAAAGCAGATTGGCCCTGAGCCTGGAGGAGGTGAGCGAGATCAAAGATGCTCAgaatcagctggaggaggatgtAGAGGAGCTGAAGACTCAGTTCAAGAGAGagtatgacatcatcagccaAACACTGCAGGAGGAGAGATACAG GTATGAGCGCTTGGAAGACCAGCTGAACGACCTGACGGAGCTTCACCAACATGAGATGACTAATCTGAAGCAGGAGCTGGCCAGCATTGAGGAGAGGGTGGCCTACCAGGCTCATGAAAGGGCCAGGGACATACAG GAGGCTCTGGAGTCGTGTCAGACACGAGTGTCCaagctggagctgcagcagcagcaacagcagcagacgGTTCAGCTAGAGAGCCATGACGCCCGAGTCTTGCTGGGGAAGAGCATCAACATCATGCTGGCCATCATCACCGTCATCCTGGTGTGCGTCTCCACTGCTGCCAAGTTTGCCGCTCCGCTGATGAGGAGCCGGCACCATGTGGTCGCCACCTTCCTGGGAGTTTGTTTTTTGACCATATTCTGGAAGAACTGGGATCGTTTACAGTGCGCCATAGACAGGCTGCTGGTGCCTGCCTGA